From a region of the Tiliqua scincoides isolate rTilSci1 chromosome 4, rTilSci1.hap2, whole genome shotgun sequence genome:
- the ARC gene encoding activity-regulated cytoskeleton-associated protein, which produces MQVDNFNPGNLHSFQGHRGVANKPNVILQIGKCRAEMLEHVRRTHRHLLTEVSKQVERELKGLQKSVGKLENNLEDHVPSAAENQRWKKSIKACLSRCQETIAHLERWVKREMNVWKEVFFRLEKWADRLESGGGKYYHGDTPRQTVSVGVGGPELRPSEGEIYDYALDMSQMYALTPPPSGDVPIVPQSPDSYQWVPAPEDAPPSPVETQIFEDPREFLTHLEDYLKQVGGTEEYWLSQIQNHMNGPAKKWWEYKQDSVKNWLEFKKEFLQYSEGTLTRDAIKRELDLPQKDGEPLDQFLWRKRDLYQTLYIDADEEEVIQYVVGTLQPKLKRFLSHPYPKTLEQLIQRGKEVEGNLDHSEEPSPQRTPERHLGDSVESLPPSTTASPVASDGTQPDASLPPATVI; this is translated from the coding sequence ATGCAGGTGGATAACTTCAACCCTGGGAACCTCCACTCTTTCCAAGGTCACCGCGGGGTGGCCAACAAGCCCAATGTCATCCTTCAGATAGGGAAGTGCCGGGCGGAGATGTTAGAGCATGTCAGGAGAACCCACCGCCACCTCCTGACTGAGGTGTCCAAGCAGGTGGAGCGGGAGCTGAAGGGCTTGCAGAAGTCAGTGGGGAAACTCGAGAACAACCTCGAGGATCATGTCCCCTCAGCGGCCGAAAACCAGAGGTGGAAGAAGTCCATCAAGGCCTGCTTGTCTCGATGCCAGGAGACCATTGCCCACTTGGAGAGGTGGGTCAAGAGGGAGATGAATGTCTGGAAGGAAGTGTTTTTCCGCCTGGAGAAATGGGCTGACCGACTGGAGTCTGGTGGGGGAAAGTACTATCATGGGGATACTCCCAGGCAGACGGTCTCTGTGGGGGTTGGAGGCCCAGAACTCAGGCCCAGCGAAGGGGAGATTTATGACTATGCCCTAGACATGAGCCAGATGTATGCCCTCACTCCTCCTCCATCAGGAGATGTTCCTATTGTGCCTCAATCCCCTGACTCCTATCAGTGGGTCCCTGCCCCAGAGgatgccccaccctccccagtgGAGACCCAGATTTTTGAGGACCCAAGGGAGTTCCTGACTCACTTAGAGGATTATTTGAAGCAGGTGGGGGGGACTGAGGAGTACTGGCTCTCTCAGATCCAAAACCACATGAATGGCCCTGCCAAAAAATGGTGGGAATACAAGCAGGACTCTGTCAAGAACTGGCTGGAGTTCAAGAAAGAGTTCTTGCAATACAGCGAGGGGACTCTGACAAGGGATGCCATCAAGAGAGAGCTGGATCTTCCCCAGAAGGATGGAGAGCCCCTAGACCAGTTCCTCTGGCGCAAAAGGGACTTGTATCAGACCCTGTACATTGATGCCGATGAGGAGGAGGTCATCCAGTACGTGGTAGGGACTCTGCAACCCAAACTCAAGCGCTTTCTCAGCCATCCCTACCCCAAAACTTTAGAACAGCTGATCCAGAGGGGCAAGGAAGTTGAGGGCAACTTGGATCATTCCGAGGAGCCCAGTCCCCAGAGGACTCCTGAGCGCCACCTGGGGGACTCTGTAGAGAGTTTGCCTCCCTCCACAACTGCCAGTCCTGTGGCTAGTGACGGGACTCAGCCGGACGCTTCTCTTCCACCAGCCACAGTGATATGA